In the Balaenoptera acutorostrata chromosome 7, mBalAcu1.1, whole genome shotgun sequence genome, one interval contains:
- the EPHA1 gene encoding ephrin type-A receptor 1 isoform X1: MERRWPLGLGLLLLLLCAPLPPGARALEVTLMDTSKAQGELGWLLDPPEDGWSEVQQILNGTPLYMYQDCPVQESRDTDHWLRSNWIYRGEEASRVHVELQFTVRDCKSFPGEAGPLGCKETFNLLYMESDQDVGIQLRRPLFQKVTTVAADQSFTIRDLASGAVKLNVERCSLGHLTRRGLYLAFHNPGACVALVSVRVFYQLCPETVHGLAQFPDTLPGPGGLAEVAGTCLPHAHVTPGPSGAPRMHCSPDGQWLVPVGRCRCEPGYEEGGGGGVEGCLACPKGSYRADVNTPSCLKCPQHSTAESEGATMCTCESGHYRVPGEGPAAACTRPPSVPRNLSFSVSGTQLSLRWEPPVDLGGREDVRYDVGCSQCRGAALDGEPCQPCGGSVRFSPGPSGLTSPTVCVDGLEPDANYTFNVEAQNGVSELGASKPASALLSVSMGRAETPSGLSLRLVKKAPRQLELTWAGSRPRSPGGNLSYELHVLNQDEERYQLVLEPRVLLTELQPDTTYTVRVRMVTPLGPGPFSPDHEFRTSPPVSRVVTGGEIVAIICGLLLGVALLLGMLVFRSRKAQRRRHQRRQRQHDRVADGDREDKLWLKPYVDLQAYEDPAQGALDFTQELDPAWLVVDTVIGEGEFGEVYRGSLRIPGQDAKTVAIKTLKDTSPDGQWWNFLREATIMGQFNHPHILHLEGVVTKRKPIMIITEFMENGALDAFLREREDQLVPGQLVAMLQGIASGMNYLSDHSYVHRDLAARNILVSQNLCCKVSDFGLTRLLDNFDGTYETQGGKIPIRWTAPEAIAHRIFTTASDVWSFGIVMWEVLSFGDKPYGEMSNQEVMKSIEDGYQLPPPVDCPAPLYELMKNCWAYDCARRPPFHRLKAQLEHLHANPHSLRTIANFDPRVTLRLPSLSGSDGIPYRSVAEWLESIRMKRYILHFQSAGLDTMECVLDLTAEDLAQMGITLPGHQKRILCSIQGFKD; encoded by the exons GCCCAGTGCAAGAAAGCAGAGACACTGACCACTGGCTTCGCTCCAATTGGATCTACCGGGGGGAGGAGGCCTCGCGTGTCCACGTGGAGCTGCAGTTCACCGTGCGGGACTGCAAGAGTTTCCCCGGGGAAGCTGGGCCTCTGGGCTGCAAAGAGACCTTCAACCTCCTGTACATGGAGAGTGACCAGGATGTGGGCATTCAGCTCCGGCGGCCCCTGTTCCAGAAG GTAACCACAGTGGCTGCAGACCAGAGCTTCACCATTCGAGACCTTGCGTCTGGAGCCGTGAAACTGAACGTGGAGCGCTGCTCCTTGGGCCACCTGACCCGCCGAGGCCTCTATCTCGCTTTCCACAACCCGGGTGCCTGTGTGGCCCTGGTATCTGTCCGGGTCTTCTACCAGCTCTGCCCTGAGACTGTGCACGGCTTGGCCCAATTCCCCGACACTCTCCCCGGACCAGGCGGGTTGGCCGAAGTGGCAGGGACCTGCTTGCCCCACGCCCACGTCACCCCTGGCCCCTCGGGTGCACCCCGCATGCACTGCAGCCCCGACGGCCAGTGGTTGGTGCCAGTGGGGCGGTGCCGCTGTGAGCCTGGTTACGAggaaggcggcggcggcggtgtcGAGGGATGCCTTG CCTGCCCGAAAGGCTCCTACAGGGCTGACGTGAACACACCCAGTTGTCTCAAGTGCCCGCAACACAGCACAGCCGAGTCTGAAGGGGCCACCATGTGCACCTGCGAGAGCGGGCACTACCGCGTTCCTGGGGAGGGCCCCGCCGCAGCGTGCACGC GTCCCCCCTCCGTCCCCCGAAACCTGAGCTTCTCTGTTTCGGGGACTCAGCTCTCCCTGCGCTGGGAGCCCCCAGTAGACCTGGGAGGACGCGAGGATGTCAGATACGACGTGGGGTGTTCTCAGTGTCGGGGAGCAGCGCTGGACGGGGAGCCCTGCCAGCCCTGCGGGGGAAGCGTGCGCTTCTCCCCGGGGCCCAGCGGGCTCACTTCGCCCACTGTGTGCGTGGATGGCCTCGAGCCCGACGCCAACTACACCTTTAACGTTGAAGCCCAGAACGGAGTGTCAGAGCTGGGCGCCTCCAAGCCCGCCAGCGCCTTACTCAGCGTCAGCATGGGGCGTGCAG AGACCCCGTCAGGCTTGTCCCTGAGGCTGGTGAAGAAGGCTCCGCGGCAGCTGGAGCTGACCTGGGCGGGGTCCCGGCCTCGCAGCCCCGGGGGGAACCTCAGCTACGAGCTGCACGTGCTGAACCAG GATGAAGAACGGTACCAGCTGGTTCTAGAGCCCCGGGTCTTGCTGACTGAACTGCAGCCAGACACCACGTACACCGTCAGAGTCCGGATGGTGACCCCTCTGGGCCCCGGCCCCTTCTCCCCTGACCATGAGTTTCGGACCAGCCCACCAG TTTCCAGGGTCGTGACTGGAGGAGAGATCGTGGCCATCATCTGTGGGCTGCTGCTGGGTGTGGCTCTGCTTCTCGGAATGCTTGTCTTCCGTTCCAG GAAAGCTCAGCGGCGACGGCACCAGAGGCGGCAGAGGCAGCACGATCGTGTCGCTGATGGGGACAGAG AGGACAAGCTGTGGCTGAAGCCTTACGTGGACCTCCAGGCATATGAGGACCCGGCCCAGGGAGCCCTGGACTTCACCCAGGAGCTCGATCCGGCCTGGCTGGTTGTGGACACCGTCATAGGGGAAG GAGAGTTTGGGGAAGTATATCGAGGGTCCCTGAGGATCCCCGGCCAGGATGCCAAGACTGTGGCCATTAAGACCTTGAAAGACACATCTCCCGATGGCCAGTGGTGGAACTTCCTTCGAGAGGCAACTATCATGGGCCAGTTCAACCACCCGCACATTCTGCACCTGGAAGGCGTTGTCACAAAGA GAAAGCCCATCATGATCATCACGGAGTTTATGGAGAATGGAGCCCTGGATGCCTTCCTGAGG GAGCGGGAGGACCAGCTGGTCCCTGGGCAGCTGGTGGCCATGCTGCAGGGCATAGCATCTGGCATGAACTACCTCAGTGACCACAGTTACGTCCACCGGGACCTGGCCGCCAGGAACATCTTGGTGAGTCAGAACCTGTGCTGCAAGGTGTCTGACTTTGGCCTGACCCGCCTCCTGGACAACTTTGATGGCACCTATGAAACCCAG GGAGGAAAGATCCCCATCCGTTGGACAGCCCCCGAAGCCATTGCCCACCGGATCTTCACCACAGCCAGCGACGTGTGGAGCTTTGGGATCGTGATGTGGGAGGTGCTCAGCTTTGGGGACAAGCCCTATGGGGAGATGAGCAATCAGGAG GTAATGAAGAGCATTGAGGATGGGTACCAGCTGCCCCCGCCCGTGGACTGCCCTGCCCCCCTCTATGAACTCATGAAGAACTGCTGGGCCTATGACTGTGCCCGTCGGCCCCCCTTCCACCGGCTGAAGGCACAGCTGGAGCATCTGCATGCCAACCCCCACTCCCTGCGAACCATTGCCAACTTTGATCCCAG GGTGACCCTTCGCTTGCCCAGCTTGAGTGGCTCAGATGGGATCCCCTACCGGAGCGTGGCTGAATGGCTGGAGTCCATCCGAATGAAACGCTACATCCTGCACTTCCAGTCCGCCGGGCTGGACACCATGGAGTGTGTGCTGGATCTGACGGCCGA GGACCTGGCGCAGATGGGGATCACACTGCCGGGACACCAGAAGCGCATCCTTTGCAGTATTCAGGGGTTCAAGGACTGA
- the EPHA1 gene encoding ephrin type-A receptor 1 isoform X2, translating to MYQDCPVQESRDTDHWLRSNWIYRGEEASRVHVELQFTVRDCKSFPGEAGPLGCKETFNLLYMESDQDVGIQLRRPLFQKVTTVAADQSFTIRDLASGAVKLNVERCSLGHLTRRGLYLAFHNPGACVALVSVRVFYQLCPETVHGLAQFPDTLPGPGGLAEVAGTCLPHAHVTPGPSGAPRMHCSPDGQWLVPVGRCRCEPGYEEGGGGGVEGCLACPKGSYRADVNTPSCLKCPQHSTAESEGATMCTCESGHYRVPGEGPAAACTRPPSVPRNLSFSVSGTQLSLRWEPPVDLGGREDVRYDVGCSQCRGAALDGEPCQPCGGSVRFSPGPSGLTSPTVCVDGLEPDANYTFNVEAQNGVSELGASKPASALLSVSMGRAETPSGLSLRLVKKAPRQLELTWAGSRPRSPGGNLSYELHVLNQDEERYQLVLEPRVLLTELQPDTTYTVRVRMVTPLGPGPFSPDHEFRTSPPVSRVVTGGEIVAIICGLLLGVALLLGMLVFRSRKAQRRRHQRRQRQHDRVADGDREDKLWLKPYVDLQAYEDPAQGALDFTQELDPAWLVVDTVIGEGEFGEVYRGSLRIPGQDAKTVAIKTLKDTSPDGQWWNFLREATIMGQFNHPHILHLEGVVTKRKPIMIITEFMENGALDAFLREREDQLVPGQLVAMLQGIASGMNYLSDHSYVHRDLAARNILVSQNLCCKVSDFGLTRLLDNFDGTYETQGGKIPIRWTAPEAIAHRIFTTASDVWSFGIVMWEVLSFGDKPYGEMSNQEVMKSIEDGYQLPPPVDCPAPLYELMKNCWAYDCARRPPFHRLKAQLEHLHANPHSLRTIANFDPRVTLRLPSLSGSDGIPYRSVAEWLESIRMKRYILHFQSAGLDTMECVLDLTAEDLAQMGITLPGHQKRILCSIQGFKD from the exons GCCCAGTGCAAGAAAGCAGAGACACTGACCACTGGCTTCGCTCCAATTGGATCTACCGGGGGGAGGAGGCCTCGCGTGTCCACGTGGAGCTGCAGTTCACCGTGCGGGACTGCAAGAGTTTCCCCGGGGAAGCTGGGCCTCTGGGCTGCAAAGAGACCTTCAACCTCCTGTACATGGAGAGTGACCAGGATGTGGGCATTCAGCTCCGGCGGCCCCTGTTCCAGAAG GTAACCACAGTGGCTGCAGACCAGAGCTTCACCATTCGAGACCTTGCGTCTGGAGCCGTGAAACTGAACGTGGAGCGCTGCTCCTTGGGCCACCTGACCCGCCGAGGCCTCTATCTCGCTTTCCACAACCCGGGTGCCTGTGTGGCCCTGGTATCTGTCCGGGTCTTCTACCAGCTCTGCCCTGAGACTGTGCACGGCTTGGCCCAATTCCCCGACACTCTCCCCGGACCAGGCGGGTTGGCCGAAGTGGCAGGGACCTGCTTGCCCCACGCCCACGTCACCCCTGGCCCCTCGGGTGCACCCCGCATGCACTGCAGCCCCGACGGCCAGTGGTTGGTGCCAGTGGGGCGGTGCCGCTGTGAGCCTGGTTACGAggaaggcggcggcggcggtgtcGAGGGATGCCTTG CCTGCCCGAAAGGCTCCTACAGGGCTGACGTGAACACACCCAGTTGTCTCAAGTGCCCGCAACACAGCACAGCCGAGTCTGAAGGGGCCACCATGTGCACCTGCGAGAGCGGGCACTACCGCGTTCCTGGGGAGGGCCCCGCCGCAGCGTGCACGC GTCCCCCCTCCGTCCCCCGAAACCTGAGCTTCTCTGTTTCGGGGACTCAGCTCTCCCTGCGCTGGGAGCCCCCAGTAGACCTGGGAGGACGCGAGGATGTCAGATACGACGTGGGGTGTTCTCAGTGTCGGGGAGCAGCGCTGGACGGGGAGCCCTGCCAGCCCTGCGGGGGAAGCGTGCGCTTCTCCCCGGGGCCCAGCGGGCTCACTTCGCCCACTGTGTGCGTGGATGGCCTCGAGCCCGACGCCAACTACACCTTTAACGTTGAAGCCCAGAACGGAGTGTCAGAGCTGGGCGCCTCCAAGCCCGCCAGCGCCTTACTCAGCGTCAGCATGGGGCGTGCAG AGACCCCGTCAGGCTTGTCCCTGAGGCTGGTGAAGAAGGCTCCGCGGCAGCTGGAGCTGACCTGGGCGGGGTCCCGGCCTCGCAGCCCCGGGGGGAACCTCAGCTACGAGCTGCACGTGCTGAACCAG GATGAAGAACGGTACCAGCTGGTTCTAGAGCCCCGGGTCTTGCTGACTGAACTGCAGCCAGACACCACGTACACCGTCAGAGTCCGGATGGTGACCCCTCTGGGCCCCGGCCCCTTCTCCCCTGACCATGAGTTTCGGACCAGCCCACCAG TTTCCAGGGTCGTGACTGGAGGAGAGATCGTGGCCATCATCTGTGGGCTGCTGCTGGGTGTGGCTCTGCTTCTCGGAATGCTTGTCTTCCGTTCCAG GAAAGCTCAGCGGCGACGGCACCAGAGGCGGCAGAGGCAGCACGATCGTGTCGCTGATGGGGACAGAG AGGACAAGCTGTGGCTGAAGCCTTACGTGGACCTCCAGGCATATGAGGACCCGGCCCAGGGAGCCCTGGACTTCACCCAGGAGCTCGATCCGGCCTGGCTGGTTGTGGACACCGTCATAGGGGAAG GAGAGTTTGGGGAAGTATATCGAGGGTCCCTGAGGATCCCCGGCCAGGATGCCAAGACTGTGGCCATTAAGACCTTGAAAGACACATCTCCCGATGGCCAGTGGTGGAACTTCCTTCGAGAGGCAACTATCATGGGCCAGTTCAACCACCCGCACATTCTGCACCTGGAAGGCGTTGTCACAAAGA GAAAGCCCATCATGATCATCACGGAGTTTATGGAGAATGGAGCCCTGGATGCCTTCCTGAGG GAGCGGGAGGACCAGCTGGTCCCTGGGCAGCTGGTGGCCATGCTGCAGGGCATAGCATCTGGCATGAACTACCTCAGTGACCACAGTTACGTCCACCGGGACCTGGCCGCCAGGAACATCTTGGTGAGTCAGAACCTGTGCTGCAAGGTGTCTGACTTTGGCCTGACCCGCCTCCTGGACAACTTTGATGGCACCTATGAAACCCAG GGAGGAAAGATCCCCATCCGTTGGACAGCCCCCGAAGCCATTGCCCACCGGATCTTCACCACAGCCAGCGACGTGTGGAGCTTTGGGATCGTGATGTGGGAGGTGCTCAGCTTTGGGGACAAGCCCTATGGGGAGATGAGCAATCAGGAG GTAATGAAGAGCATTGAGGATGGGTACCAGCTGCCCCCGCCCGTGGACTGCCCTGCCCCCCTCTATGAACTCATGAAGAACTGCTGGGCCTATGACTGTGCCCGTCGGCCCCCCTTCCACCGGCTGAAGGCACAGCTGGAGCATCTGCATGCCAACCCCCACTCCCTGCGAACCATTGCCAACTTTGATCCCAG GGTGACCCTTCGCTTGCCCAGCTTGAGTGGCTCAGATGGGATCCCCTACCGGAGCGTGGCTGAATGGCTGGAGTCCATCCGAATGAAACGCTACATCCTGCACTTCCAGTCCGCCGGGCTGGACACCATGGAGTGTGTGCTGGATCTGACGGCCGA GGACCTGGCGCAGATGGGGATCACACTGCCGGGACACCAGAAGCGCATCCTTTGCAGTATTCAGGGGTTCAAGGACTGA
- the ZYX gene encoding zyxin: protein MAAPRPPRAISVSAPVFYAPQKKFGPVVAPKPKVNPFRPGDSEPPSAAGAQRAQMGRVGEIPPPPPEDFPLPPPPVLGEADDAEGTLGGAFPPPPPPIEEPFPPAPLEEEIFPSPPPPLVEEGGPEAPIQLPPQPREKVSSIDLEIDSLSSLLDDMTKNDPFKARVSSGYVLPPVTTPFISKSSSKPATGGTAPLPPWKSPASSQPVSQAQPQSQTHFHVQSQPPAQAQAQPQVQLHVQPQPQPVPLANTQPRGPPAPSPAPKFSPVAPKFTPVASKFSPGAPGGPGSQPTQKLGPPEAPSSTGTGSPQPPSFTYAQQKEKPQVQEKQHPVPPPAQNQNQVRSSGAPGPLTLKEVEELEQLTQQLMQDMEHPQRQNVAVSESCGRCHQPLARAQPAVRALGQLFHITCFTCHQCEQQLQGQQFYSLEGAPYCEGCYTDTLEKCNTCGQPITDRMLRATGKAYHPQCFTCVVCACPLEGTSFIVDQANRPHCVPDYHKQYAPRCSVCTEPIMPEPGREETVRVVALDKNFHMKCYKCEDCGKPLSIEADDNGCFPLDGHVLCRKCHTARAQT, encoded by the exons ATGGCGGCCCCCCGCCCGCCTCGCGCGATCTCCGTCTCGGCTCCAGTGTTTTACGCCCCGCAGAAGAAGTTCGGCCCGGTGGTGGCCCCAAAGCCCAAAGTGAATCCTTTCCGGCCCGGGGACAGCGAGCCTCCCTCGGCCGCTGGGGCCCAACGCGCACAGATGGGCCGCGTGGGCGAGATTCCCCCACCGCCCCCGGAAG ACTTTCCCTTACCGCCTCCTCCCGTGCTGGGGGAGGCTGACGACGCCGAGGGCACTCTGGGAGgtgccttcccccctccccctcccccgatCGAGGAACCGTTTCCCCCTGCGCCTTTGGAGGAGGAGATCTTCCCTTCCCCACCGCCTCCGCtagtggaggagggagggcctGAGGCCCCCATACAGCTCCCACCACAG CCCAGGGAGAAGGTGAGCAGTATTGATCTGGAGATCGACTCTCTGTCTTCGTTGCTGGATGACATGACCAAGAATGATCCCTTCAAAGCCCGG GTGTCATCTGGATATGTACTCCCACCGGTCACCACTCCATTCATTTCCAAGTCCAGTTCTAAGCCAGCAACTGGGGGCACAGCACCCCTGCCTCCCTGGAAGTCCCCTGCTAGCTCCCAGCCTGTGTCCCAGGCTCAGCCTCAGAGCCAGACACATTTCCATGTGCAGTCTCAGCCcccggcccaggcccaggcccagcctcAGGTCCAGCTCCAcgtccagccccagccccagcctgtgcCTTTGGCTAACACCCAGCCCCGAGGTCCCCCTGCCCCATCTCCAGCCCCTAAGTTTTCTCCAGTGGCTCCCAAGTTTACTCCTGTGGCTTCCAAGTTCAGCCCTGGAGCTCCAGGTGGACCCGGGTCACAGCCCACTCAGAAGTTGGGGCCCCCTGAAGCTCCCTCTTCCACTGGCACAGGCTCCCCTCAGCCCCCCAGCTTCACCTATGCTCAGCAGAAGGAAAAGCCCCAAGTGCAGGAGAAGCAGCACCCAGTGCCGCCACCGGCTCAAAACCAAAACCag GTGCGCTCCTCTGGGGCTCCAGGACCCTTGACTCTGAAGGAGGTGGAGGAGCTGGAGCAGCTGACCCAGCAGCTGATGCAGGACATGGAGCACCCTCAGAGGCAGAACGTGGCCGTCAGCG AGTCCTGTGGCCGGTGTCACCAGCCCCTGGCACGTGCTCAGCCCGCGGTGCGCGCTCTGGGGCAGCTGTTCCACATCACCTGCTTTACCTGCCATCAGTGTGAGCAGCAGCTGCAGGGACAGCAGTTCTACAGCCTGGAGGGGGCGCCGTACTGTGAGGGCTGCTATACT GACACCCTGGAGAAGTGCAACACCTGTGGGCAGCCCATCACTGACCGCATGCTGAGGGCCACAGGCAAGGCCTACCACCCGCAGTGCTTCACCTGTGTGGTCTGCGCCTGCCCCCTTGAGGGCACCTCCTTCATCGTGGACCAGGCCAACCGGCCCCACTGCGTCCCCGACTACCACAA GCAGTATGCCCCCAGGTGCTCCGTCTGCACAGAGCCCATCATGCCCGAGCCTGGCCGAGAGGAGACCGTGCGTGTGGTCGCTCTGGACAAGAACTTCCATATGAAGTGCTACAAGTGTGAG gACTGTGGGAAGCCACTGTCCATTGAGGCGGACGACAACGGCTGCTTCCCCTTGGATGGCCACGTGCTCTGCCGGAAATGCCACACCGCCAGAGCCCAGACCTGA